One Oryza brachyantha chromosome 3, ObraRS2, whole genome shotgun sequence DNA segment encodes these proteins:
- the LOC102700872 gene encoding uncharacterized protein LOC102700872 gives MGKRSQRPARQQENNTGCMWGLIGMLYFRRDAKFLLDRKQGSRRHTFSGFAGRGHSRKKSRDFEEIDEDADNVEECNARKQTVKRLMEDELGKVKQMKKIPSDEVQRILADLGHDVCLEKSSMQSSKQNRTKSHNASRAMASPSGLLDPSGSKSMKQEEENDLELSLADFVGELHRYHDEWPHDDCKSKSELCPELKTLIHTKLNELKSAPCELAYEEAPDRGQKETFNEKHLCGSRPYQNKLIDEPGMLSPEKELFLKTLQNPSLHALEKESTQRNQNRQVVTKLDPRKMVEKGENTKNSKQQEVAVKTHGKEGRHIFFWRKDKSVIKGTSEGTNSSKTVNKIVILKPNPRGIDTAVATASTCLQQQSPKYSATESSKFSIKEVRRRFKIVTSGTRRERPSVYEDDLQRDSLWIHDSVFTVRKDSKQVHERTLAWKASGIDKDDLRPSTSGKQKQRNDELGEINRDIITSKSIFYEEAKKHLTDILEYKSQITKHPTVHTSKSLIGMLSLPQCNASSPRSSPRVKDCIDLSPEETNISAIHKAGRTEYAKETDQSDEDSGSVACGVLDGKANQDRHSMKQETEQDGDIVHIEEIAKPACSETMCSAETILKEQWRCNSLPEMVEGVEPDREQAGMLLSYPENAVDSLEQQEPKTPRSSPSLELISQISPEGNHEKQEQPSPVSVLDPFFHEDVDSPDHETMIKRKLHQDMTMAHTPDVISDQGVFWEDEDARIGYIKAMLELSELYTCQNLEVWYLEDELISPCLVEELHQGNQADDLKLPFDCTCEAITVIQETYFRNPPCLSFLRHKIQPPPMGENLIQEINKHIERHLHNQFPRTLNQLVNIDLEDGTWMNLQLESEEIVVDTWEFILDELLEEVANDLLI, from the exons AACGTAGAGGAATGCAATGCAAGGAAACAAACTGTAAAAAGACTCATGGAGGACGAGCTGGGTAAAGTAAAACAGATGAAAAAGATTCCCAGCGATGAGGTTCAAAGAATATTAGCTGACCTGGGACATGATGTCTGTCTGGAGAAAAGCTCAATGCAGAGTAGCAAACAGAACAGAACCAAAAGTCACAATGCAAGCAGAGCCATGGCTTCTCCGTCTGGTTTGCTGGATCCAAGTGGTTCCAAGTCCATGAAAcaggaagaagaaaatgatCTTGAACTTTCTTTGGCAGATTTTGTGGGAGAACTCCATAGGTACCACGATGAATGGCCACATGATGATTGCAAAAGTAAGAGTGAACTGTGTCCAGAACTTAAGACCCTCATCCATACAAAGCTTAATGAGTTGAAGAGTGCACCCTGTGAACTTGCTTATGAGGAGGCTCCAGATAGGGGGCAAAAGGAAACTTTTAATGAAAAACATCTTTGTGGCAGCAGACCATATCAAAATAAACTCATAGATGAACCTGGGATGCTAAGCCCAGAGAAGGAACTTTTCTTGAAGACACTTCAGAACCCAAGTCTGCATGCTTTGGAGAAAGAGAGCACCCAAAGGAATCAAAACAGACAGGTAGTGACCAAGTTAGATCCAAGGAAAATGGTTGAAAAAGGTGAAAATACTAAGAATTCGAAGCAGCAGGAGGTGGCTGTCAAAACACATGGTAAAGAGGGCAGGCATATCTTTTTCTGGAGAAAAGATAAATCAGTTATAAAGGGTACATCAGAAGGAACCAATAGTAGTAAGACAGTTAACAAAATAGTTATACTAAAGCCAAATCCAAGAGGGATTGATACAGCTGTAGCTACAGCCTCTACATGTTTGCAGCAGCAATCTCCAAAATACAGTGCAACAGAgagttcaaaattttcaattaagGAAGTCAGGAGGAGATTCAAAATTGTGACCAGTGGAACTAGAAGAGAAAGACCATCAGTGTATGAAGATGATTTGCAAAGAGATTCACTTTGGATCCATGATTCAGTTTTTACAGTCAGAAAGGATTCTAAACAGGTACATGAACGGACTTTAGCATGGAAAGCTTCAGGTATAGATAAGGACGATTTGAGACCTTCGACCAGTGGTAAACAAAAGCAAAGGAACGATGAACTAGGTGAAATTAACAGAGACATAATTACGTCTAAGTCCATCTTCTATGAAGAGGCGAAGAAACATCTGACAGATATTCTAGAgtataaaagtcaaataacCAAGCATCCAACAGTTCATACCTCAAAGTCCTTGATAGGAATGCTTTCCCTCCCTCAATGCAATGCATCATCACCTAGGAGTAGCCCCAGGGTAAAAGACTGCATTGACCTTTCACCTGAAGAGACAAATATTTCTGCCATTCACAAGGCTGGGAGGACAGAATATGCAAAAGAAACAGATCAGTCTGACGAAGATTCAGGGAGTGTTGCATGTGGAGTGCTGGATGGCAAGGCTAATCAAGATAGACACTCCATGAAACAAGAAACTGAACAAGATG GTGACATTGTGCACATTGAAGAAATTGCCAAGCCAGCTTGCTCCGAAACAATGTGTAGTGCAGAGACAATCCTAAAAGAGCAGTGGAGATGTAACTCACTGCCC GAAATGGTTGAAGGAGTAGAACCTGATAGAGAACAAGCAGGGATGTTGCTGAGCTATCCTGAGAATGCGGTCGATAGTCTAGAGCAACAAGAACCAAAAACTCCCAGATCAAGTCCATCACTTGAACTTATATCACAAATTTCACCCGAAGGAAACCATGAAAAGCAAGAGCAACCCAGTCCTGTATCTGTTCTCGATCCTTTCTTCCATGAAGATGTTGACAGTCCTGATCATGAAACTATGATAAAAC GTAAGTTGCATCAAGATATGACGATGGCCCACACACCAGATGTTATATCAGACCAAGGGGTTTTCTGGGAGGACGAGGATGCCAGGATAGGTTACATAAAAGCAATGCTGGAGCTATCAGAACTATACACATGCCAAAACCTAGAGGTGTGGTATCTAGAAGATGAATTGATCAGCCCGTGCTTGGTTGAAGAACTACATCAAGGCAATCAAGCAGACGATCTAAAGCTCCCTTTTGATTGTACCTGTGAAGCTATAACAGTAATCCAGGAGACATATTTTAGAAACCCTCCTTGTTTATCTTTTCTCAGGCACAAGATACAGCCACCTCCAATGGGAGAAAACCTCATccaagaaataaataagcatATCGAGAGACATCTCCATAATCAATTTCCGAGAACATTGAACCAGCTAGTTAACATAGATCTGGAAGATGGCACTTGGATGAATCTTCAATTGGAAAGTGAAGAGATTGTTGTTGATACATGGGAGTTCATACTAGATGAACTGTTGGAAGAGGTCGCTAATGATTTGTTGATTTGA